The Arthrobacter sp. PM3 genome contains the following window.
ACCGGAGCCGCGGGCGATGCGGGCCCGGCGGGAGCCGTTGATGATCTTGGGAGCCACGCGTTCGTGCGGGGTCATCGACCGGACAATGGCCTCGACGCGGTCGATCTCGCGCTCGTCGAACTGCTCGAGCTGCTGCCGGATGTTCTGCGCGCCGGGCATCATCATGAGCATCTTCTTCATGGAGCCCATGTTGCGGATCTGCTGCATCTGGGCCAGGAAGTCGTCCAGGGTGAAGTCTTCCTGGTCGGCGAACTTCTTCGCCATCCGGGCGGCTTCGTCCTTGTCCCAGGATTTCTCGGCCTGCTCGATCAGGGTGAGGACGTCGCCCATGTCCAGGATGCGGGAGGCCATGCGGTCCGGGTGGAAGAGCTCGAAGTCGTCCAGGTTCTCGCCGGTGGACGCAAACATGACGGGCTTGCCCGTGACGGACGCGACGGAAAGCGCGGCGCCGCCGCGGGCGTCGCCGTCGAGCTTGGAGAGCACGATGCCGGTGAAGTTGACGCCCTCATCGAAGGCCATGGCCGTGTTGACGGCATCCTGTCCGATCATGGAGTCGATCACGAACAGCACTTCGTTCGGGACGATCGCCCGGCGGATCTGGCGTGCCTGTTCCATCATGTCGGCGTCGACGCCGAGCCGGCCGGCGGTGTCCACGATCACGACGTCGTGCAGGGTGCGCTTGGCTTCCTCGACGCCGGCGCGGGCGACGGCGACCGGGTCACCGGCGGGGTGGTCGAGTTCGGTGGACGTGGCGCCCGGGTGGGGGGCGAAGACGGGCACGCCGGCGCGTTGGCCGACCACCTGCAGCTGGGTGACGGCGTTGGG
Protein-coding sequences here:
- the ffh gene encoding signal recognition particle protein encodes the protein MFNSLSDRLTATFKNLRGKGRLSEADVDATVREIRRALLDADVAVPVVREFTGRVRERALGAEVSGALNPSQQIVKIVNEELVEILGGETRRIRLAKTGPTIIMLAGLQGAGKTTLAGKLSKWLKAQGHSPMLVACDLQRPNAVTQLQVVGQRAGVPVFAPHPGATSTELDHPAGDPVAVARAGVEEAKRTLHDVVIVDTAGRLGVDADMMEQARQIRRAIVPNEVLFVIDSMIGQDAVNTAMAFDEGVNFTGIVLSKLDGDARGGAALSVASVTGKPVMFASTGENLDDFELFHPDRMASRILDMGDVLTLIEQAEKSWDKDEAARMAKKFADQEDFTLDDFLAQMQQIRNMGSMKKMLMMMPGAQNIRQQLEQFDEREIDRVEAIVRSMTPHERVAPKIINGSRRARIARGSGVHVSEVNGLLERFAQAQKMMKKMAAGGGMPGMPGMPGMGAGGARKGAKNAPKKKARSGNPAKAAQELRDAEARRAAGAKALPTGASFGQQGGDFDPSQLNLPKGFDKFLGGSK